The proteins below are encoded in one region of Neisseria macacae ATCC 33926:
- a CDS encoding TonB-dependent receptor plug domain-containing protein has protein sequence MKSPHSPAFRFSIMVLALSSGFAHADNVRPEATAELKEVVVTATAVPTRVTRNQLDRETSTDLKQVMKDQIGMDVGGGNGVAQFYSIRGVGEDKINLEVDGTSQSTKIFHHQSRFQLDPALVKSINVEKGTGAASAGLGAVGGTIRVTTVDAKDLLTDGKPFGFKLGAGLSSNKGSTGNAAVYGYQNGFDALFAGNFLNNRDYKDGNGNVNRGSRLKQHSYLAKIGYDFNDDHGIRLTYRQEYQKGNRTDKAEFQNVDSYVGVDGTYQKEQSYNLEYRGRNVGFLDKIDANVFQINTDDTKPPKGAPSPKAQASGTAQGGVPIGQLELSKIKATGANLNLASSFGDGHMVKYGVNYRHETSEPSDKGAWLKILGLYDRDKEKKAEYGVYAEGIWNLHPVTLTTGLRYDHFKYNAASKQSASHGQLNPSIGAIWDINDNFSLLANLNQASRAPRLNEALLANERAGAAADLDSNLKAETARRAELGFKWRNDNFNVSGSVFHQRIKDLIVYRWAKINNNTASITERGKIYNGGTLKTYGYELDASYRWGGLTARAGVSYVKPRLNGEMYYGESPIQAEDHESSFTFWNTGRQWLTGLSYQFENPKLEIGWRGRYAQSVKYTDVARGQGTIHGKKSGYGVHDIYANWQPLKKDNLNVNFAVNNIGNKQYRSHSQRFPDGNGRTPFYERGREFALGVNYRF, from the coding sequence ATGAAATCCCCCCATTCCCCCGCCTTCCGTTTCAGCATCATGGTGCTGGCACTGTCTTCAGGTTTTGCCCATGCAGACAACGTCCGCCCCGAAGCGACTGCCGAACTGAAAGAAGTCGTCGTTACCGCCACCGCCGTACCAACCCGCGTTACCCGCAACCAGCTTGACCGCGAGACTTCGACCGATTTGAAACAGGTCATGAAAGACCAAATCGGTATGGATGTCGGCGGCGGCAACGGCGTGGCGCAGTTTTACAGCATCCGCGGCGTCGGCGAAGACAAGATTAATTTGGAAGTGGACGGCACCAGCCAATCCACCAAAATCTTCCACCACCAAAGCCGCTTCCAGCTTGATCCTGCTTTGGTGAAAAGCATCAACGTCGAAAAAGGCACGGGCGCGGCGAGCGCGGGTTTGGGCGCGGTCGGCGGCACCATCCGCGTAACGACGGTTGACGCGAAAGACCTGCTGACCGACGGCAAACCTTTCGGTTTCAAACTCGGCGCAGGCTTGAGCAGCAATAAAGGCTCAACCGGCAACGCGGCGGTTTACGGCTATCAAAACGGCTTCGATGCCCTGTTTGCAGGCAACTTCCTCAACAACCGCGACTACAAAGACGGCAACGGCAACGTCAACCGCGGCAGTCGTCTGAAACAGCACAGCTACCTCGCCAAAATCGGCTACGACTTCAACGACGACCACGGCATCCGCCTGACCTACCGTCAGGAATACCAAAAAGGCAACCGCACCGACAAAGCCGAGTTCCAAAACGTTGACAGCTACGTCGGCGTGGACGGCACTTACCAAAAAGAGCAATCCTACAATCTGGAATACCGCGGCCGCAATGTCGGCTTCCTCGACAAAATCGACGCCAACGTCTTCCAAATCAATACCGACGATACCAAACCGCCTAAAGGCGCGCCTTCCCCGAAAGCCCAAGCTTCCGGCACGGCTCAAGGCGGCGTTCCCATCGGTCAGCTTGAGTTGAGCAAAATCAAAGCGACCGGCGCGAATCTGAACCTCGCCAGCTCCTTCGGCGACGGACACATGGTGAAATACGGCGTCAACTACCGCCACGAAACCTCCGAGCCGTCCGACAAAGGCGCATGGCTGAAGATTCTCGGCCTGTATGACCGCGACAAAGAGAAAAAAGCCGAATACGGCGTGTACGCGGAAGGTATTTGGAACCTGCACCCCGTTACCCTGACCACCGGCCTGCGTTACGACCATTTCAAATACAACGCCGCCAGCAAACAAAGCGCGTCGCACGGTCAGCTCAACCCCAGCATCGGCGCGATTTGGGACATCAACGACAACTTCTCCCTCTTGGCAAACCTCAATCAGGCAAGCCGTGCGCCCCGCCTGAACGAAGCCCTGTTGGCTAACGAACGCGCAGGCGCCGCCGCCGATTTGGACAGCAACCTCAAAGCCGAAACCGCCCGCCGCGCCGAACTGGGCTTCAAATGGCGCAACGACAACTTCAACGTCAGCGGCAGCGTGTTCCACCAACGCATCAAAGACCTCATCGTCTATCGTTGGGCAAAAATCAACAACAACACCGCCTCCATTACCGAACGCGGTAAGATTTACAACGGCGGCACGCTCAAAACCTACGGCTACGAACTTGACGCATCCTACCGCTGGGGCGGTCTGACCGCGCGCGCCGGCGTGTCCTACGTCAAACCCCGCCTGAACGGCGAAATGTACTACGGCGAAAGCCCGATTCAAGCGGAAGACCACGAAAGCTCGTTCACCTTCTGGAACACCGGCCGCCAATGGCTGACCGGCCTGTCTTATCAGTTTGAAAACCCCAAACTCGAAATCGGCTGGCGCGGCCGCTACGCCCAAAGCGTGAAATATACCGATGTCGCCCGCGGACAAGGCACGATTCACGGCAAGAAATCAGGCTACGGCGTACACGACATCTACGCCAACTGGCAGCCGCTGAAAAAAGACAACCTGAACGTCAACTTCGCCGTCAACAACATCGGCAACAAACAATACCGTTCGCACAGCCAACGCTTCCCCGACGGCAACGGACGCACTCCCTTCTACGAACGCGGTCGCGAGTTCGCCTTGGGCGTGAATTACCGCTTCTGA
- a CDS encoding ATP-binding protein: MHHFIQTLKQSLQVRISIALILMFLPLSIIAGAFSYYQTYHEAEELQDDLLRQTAAYINPKTTDYTQIGSENHILIQTFGQEDTVPLSDTLGEGFHTIKGSVDDDDDDDDEYRAYIRQTPQGKIAVLQETEYRDDLAATAAYQSVLPLLIALPLMILLTVWITYRAMRPVKTLSASLGKRRSDDLSPLDGEGVPSEIQGFVTAINQLLQRTGENIRRQQRFIADAAHELRSPLTALSLQAERLTKLPQSDEAREQTGLILQSIQRNRHLLEQLLTHARAQGSETQRNLTDISLQAQFRRVLQELMPLALDKQQDIGVAVENDLRIRADDTEIYTLIKTFTDNAIRYTPAGGRIDIGFSETPTTLAIWVEDDGPGIPAAERSRVTDAFYRILGTEQQGTGLGLSIADAIAKRYGGKLILADSRNFAHGLLIQAQLDKRLLKAD, translated from the coding sequence ATGCATCACTTTATCCAGACCCTCAAACAATCCCTGCAAGTCCGTATCAGCATCGCCCTGATACTGATGTTCCTGCCTTTGTCCATCATCGCAGGCGCATTCTCCTATTACCAAACCTACCATGAAGCCGAAGAGCTTCAGGACGACCTGTTGCGCCAAACCGCCGCCTATATCAACCCCAAAACCACCGACTACACACAAATAGGCAGCGAAAACCACATCCTCATCCAAACCTTCGGACAAGAAGACACCGTCCCTTTGTCCGACACACTCGGCGAAGGATTCCACACCATCAAAGGCAGCGTTGATGACGACGACGATGACGACGACGAATACCGCGCCTACATCCGCCAAACCCCGCAAGGCAAAATCGCCGTACTCCAAGAAACCGAATACCGCGACGACCTCGCAGCCACCGCCGCCTACCAAAGCGTCCTCCCGCTGCTCATCGCCCTGCCCCTCATGATCCTGCTGACCGTATGGATCACCTACCGCGCCATGCGCCCCGTCAAAACCCTTTCCGCCTCCCTCGGCAAACGCCGTTCAGACGACCTCTCGCCGCTGGACGGAGAAGGCGTGCCCAGTGAAATACAAGGCTTCGTTACCGCCATCAACCAACTGCTGCAACGCACAGGCGAAAACATCCGCCGCCAGCAACGCTTCATCGCCGATGCCGCCCACGAACTGCGCAGCCCACTGACCGCCCTCTCCCTTCAGGCAGAACGGCTCACCAAGCTGCCCCAATCGGACGAAGCCCGCGAACAGACCGGACTCATCCTCCAAAGCATACAGCGCAACCGCCACCTGCTCGAGCAGCTCCTGACCCACGCCCGCGCCCAAGGCTCCGAAACCCAACGCAACCTGACCGATATCAGCCTGCAAGCCCAGTTCCGCCGCGTGCTGCAAGAACTCATGCCCCTCGCCCTCGACAAACAGCAAGACATCGGCGTCGCCGTCGAAAACGACCTGCGCATCCGAGCCGACGACACCGAAATCTACACCCTCATCAAAACCTTCACCGACAACGCCATCCGCTACACCCCCGCAGGCGGCCGCATCGACATAGGTTTCAGCGAGACCCCGACCACCCTCGCCATCTGGGTGGAAGACGACGGCCCCGGCATCCCCGCCGCCGAACGCAGCCGCGTAACCGACGCCTTCTACCGCATACTCGGCACGGAACAACAAGGCACCGGACTCGGACTCTCCATCGCCGACGCCATCGCCAAACGCTACGGCGGCAAACTCATCCTCGCCGACAGCCGCAACTTCGCCCATGGCCTGCTGATACAGGCGCAATTGGATAAAAGGTTGCTCAAAGCAGACTAA
- a CDS encoding response regulator — protein sequence MRVLLAEDDHMIAQAVAANLKDSGYAVDWVKNGSQVSTALQAQNYDLLLLDLGLPGKDGLDVLTQIRHEGSKTPVLIVTARDDLHSRLNGLDGGADDYIVKPFDMAELQARMRAVLRRHSGHSQTLLTNGALTLNPATYQVEVKGQDKPVLLSNKEFAVLQALMMRPGIILSRSDLEDKIYGWGEEVESNAVDFLIHALRKKLGKEHIQNVRGVGWLVAKEVV from the coding sequence ATGCGTGTATTGCTTGCAGAAGACGACCACATGATTGCCCAAGCCGTAGCCGCCAACCTCAAAGACAGCGGCTATGCCGTCGATTGGGTCAAAAACGGCAGCCAAGTTTCTACCGCCCTTCAGGCGCAGAACTACGACTTGCTGCTGCTCGACCTCGGACTGCCCGGCAAAGACGGGTTGGACGTCCTCACCCAAATCCGACACGAAGGCAGCAAAACCCCCGTCCTCATCGTAACCGCCCGCGACGACCTCCACAGCCGCCTCAACGGACTGGACGGCGGCGCCGACGACTACATCGTCAAACCCTTCGACATGGCGGAGCTGCAAGCCCGTATGCGCGCCGTCCTGCGCCGCCACAGCGGCCACAGCCAAACCCTGCTGACCAACGGCGCGCTTACCCTCAACCCCGCCACCTACCAAGTCGAAGTCAAAGGACAAGACAAACCCGTCCTCCTGAGCAACAAAGAATTTGCCGTCCTCCAAGCCCTGATGATGCGTCCCGGCATCATCCTCTCCCGCAGCGACCTTGAAGACAAAATCTACGGCTGGGGCGAAGAAGTCGAGAGCAACGCCGTCGATTTCCTCATCCACGCCCTACGCAAAAAGCTCGGCAAAGAACACATCCAAAACGTACGCGGCGTAGGCTGGCTGGTCGCCAAAGAGGTCGTCTGA
- the rng gene encoding ribonuclease G, whose product MLSGIPIPKDAVRPPETVLVNITPQETRVAVLEENNICELHIERNSGHSLVGNIYLGVVRRVLPGMQSAFIDIGLERAAFLHIVDVLEQRRNPDETQRIEHMLFEGQSVLVQVIKDPINTKGARLSTQISLAGRFLVHLPQEDHIGISQRIEDDAERNSLRERLTNLLPEDACHGYIIRTNAENATDEQLLSDIHYLTKVWEHIQEQAKTQPPETLLYQDLPLSLRVLRDMFSLDTQKILVDSTENHRRMTRFAEQYVHGALGKIELFKGERPLFETHNVEQEISRALQPRVNLNFGSYLIIESTEAMTTIDVNTGGFVGARNFDETIFRTNLEACHTIARELRLRNLGGIIIIDFIDMAQEAHREAVLQELAKALAFDRTRVTLNGFTSLGLVELTRKRSRENLSQILCEPCPSCQGRGRLKTPQTICYEIQREIVREARRYDVQSFRILAAPNVIDLFLDEESQSLAMLIDFIGKPISLAVETAYTQEQYDIVLL is encoded by the coding sequence ATGCTTTCAGGAATCCCCATCCCGAAGGACGCCGTCCGTCCGCCCGAAACCGTGCTCGTCAACATCACCCCGCAGGAAACGCGCGTGGCAGTGTTGGAAGAAAACAATATCTGCGAGCTGCACATCGAACGCAACAGCGGCCACAGTCTGGTCGGCAATATTTATCTGGGCGTGGTGCGCCGCGTGTTGCCAGGGATGCAGAGCGCGTTTATCGACATCGGTTTGGAACGCGCGGCGTTTCTGCACATCGTCGATGTCCTCGAACAACGCCGCAACCCCGACGAAACCCAGCGCATCGAGCATATGTTGTTTGAAGGGCAGTCGGTTTTGGTGCAGGTCATCAAAGACCCGATTAACACCAAAGGTGCGCGCCTTTCCACTCAAATTTCGTTAGCGGGGCGTTTCCTCGTCCACCTTCCGCAGGAAGACCACATCGGCATTTCCCAGCGCATCGAAGACGATGCCGAACGCAACAGCCTGCGCGAACGCCTGACTAATCTATTGCCCGAAGACGCGTGCCACGGCTACATCATCCGCACCAACGCCGAAAACGCCACCGACGAGCAGCTTCTGTCCGATATCCACTACCTGACCAAAGTGTGGGAACACATTCAAGAACAGGCGAAAACCCAGCCGCCGGAAACCCTGCTGTATCAGGATTTGCCCTTGAGCCTGCGCGTGTTGCGCGATATGTTCAGCCTCGACACGCAGAAAATCCTGGTTGACTCAACCGAAAACCACCGCCGTATGACCCGTTTCGCCGAGCAATACGTCCACGGCGCATTGGGCAAGATAGAGCTGTTCAAAGGCGAACGCCCGCTGTTTGAAACCCACAACGTCGAACAGGAAATCAGCCGCGCCCTGCAACCGCGCGTCAACCTCAACTTCGGCAGCTACCTGATTATCGAGTCCACCGAAGCCATGACCACGATAGACGTGAACACCGGCGGCTTCGTCGGCGCGCGCAACTTCGACGAAACCATCTTCCGCACCAACCTTGAAGCCTGCCACACCATCGCCCGCGAATTAAGGCTGCGCAACCTCGGCGGCATCATCATCATCGACTTCATCGACATGGCGCAGGAAGCGCATCGCGAAGCCGTGTTGCAAGAGCTTGCCAAAGCCCTCGCCTTCGACCGCACCCGCGTTACCCTCAACGGCTTCACCAGCTTGGGTTTGGTCGAGCTGACCCGCAAACGTTCGCGCGAAAACCTCAGCCAAATCCTCTGCGAACCCTGCCCGTCCTGTCAAGGCAGGGGTCGTCTGAAAACGCCGCAGACCATTTGCTACGAAATCCAGCGCGAAATCGTCCGCGAAGCCCGCCGTTACGATGTGCAGTCCTTCCGCATCCTCGCCGCGCCCAACGTCATCGACCTCTTCCTCGACGAAGAATCGCAATCGCTGGCGATGCTCATCGACTTTATCGGCAAACCGATTTCGCTGGCAGTCGAAACCGCTTACACGCAGGAACAATACGATATTGTGTTGCTGTAA
- the grxC gene encoding glutaredoxin 3, with protein sequence MQTVTMYTGAFCPYCTMAKKLLHSLGVAEINEIRVDRSPEAFAEMQQLSGQRSIPQIFIGDTHVGGFTDLYGLHREGRLDSLLNP encoded by the coding sequence ATGCAAACCGTTACGATGTACACAGGCGCGTTCTGCCCCTACTGCACCATGGCTAAAAAGCTGCTGCATTCGCTGGGCGTCGCCGAAATCAACGAAATCCGCGTCGACCGCAGCCCCGAAGCCTTTGCCGAAATGCAGCAGCTTTCCGGGCAGCGCAGCATACCGCAAATTTTCATCGGCGATACCCACGTCGGCGGTTTTACCGATTTGTACGGCCTGCACCGCGAAGGCAGGCTGGATTCTTTATTAAACCCGTAA
- the secB gene encoding protein-export chaperone SecB gives MSEELQPVFSIERLFVKDLSLEVPNAPQIFLEQGEPEVDMRVSTNSEKLEDGYYNVDVTVTVTAKLNAERTMFLNEVTQSGIFRLENIPEEDVQLLLGVACPNILFPYAREAISTSVTRAGFPPVLLAPINFEAMYQQQQEGNA, from the coding sequence ATGAGCGAAGAATTGCAACCCGTATTCAGCATTGAGCGCCTGTTCGTCAAAGACCTGTCTTTGGAAGTGCCAAACGCCCCCCAAATCTTCTTGGAACAAGGCGAGCCTGAAGTCGATATGCGCGTTTCCACCAACAGCGAGAAGCTGGAAGACGGCTACTACAACGTTGACGTAACCGTTACCGTAACCGCCAAACTCAACGCCGAGCGTACCATGTTCCTCAACGAAGTGACCCAAAGCGGCATCTTCCGTTTGGAAAACATCCCTGAAGAAGACGTTCAACTGCTCTTAGGCGTAGCCTGCCCGAACATCCTCTTCCCTTACGCTCGCGAAGCCATTTCCACCAGCGTAACCCGCGCCGGCTTCCCGCCCGTACTGCTCGCTCCGATCAACTTCGAAGCCATGTACCAGCAACAACAAGAAGGCAACGCATAA
- a CDS encoding lipid A biosynthesis lauroyl acyltransferase, with translation MKAAFFLLYLIQLLPFKAIHKIADAVGILAYYAVKPRRKVGETNLRKCFPEWSEDKRKAVLKRHFQHMAKLMLEYGLYWYAPAERLRKLVHYQDKHHLDDALAAGEKVILLYPHFTAFEMAVYTLNQDVPLTSMYSHQKNKALDEQILKGRHRYNNVFLIGRTEGLRAIIKQLRKSDAPFLYLPDQDFGRNDSIFVNFFGIPTATITGLSRIAGMTKAKVIPAIPTRNADNTVTLRFYPAWENFPSDDVVADTQRMNDFIEARARENPEQYFWLHKRFKTRPEGEQGFY, from the coding sequence ATGAAAGCCGCCTTTTTCCTCCTCTACCTTATTCAGCTCCTGCCCTTCAAGGCCATACACAAAATCGCCGACGCAGTGGGCATCCTTGCCTATTACGCCGTCAAACCGCGCCGCAAAGTCGGCGAGACCAACCTTAGAAAATGCTTTCCCGAATGGAGCGAAGACAAACGCAAAGCCGTGCTCAAACGCCATTTTCAGCACATGGCGAAGCTGATGCTCGAATACGGCCTGTATTGGTACGCGCCTGCCGAAAGGCTGCGCAAACTCGTGCATTATCAAGACAAACACCATCTTGACGACGCGCTCGCGGCGGGCGAAAAAGTCATCCTGCTTTATCCGCATTTCACCGCATTTGAAATGGCGGTTTACACCCTCAATCAGGACGTGCCGCTGACCAGCATGTATTCGCACCAAAAAAACAAAGCGTTGGACGAACAAATCCTCAAAGGCCGCCACCGCTACAACAACGTCTTCCTCATCGGCCGCACCGAAGGCCTGCGCGCGATTATCAAGCAACTGCGCAAAAGCGATGCCCCCTTCCTTTACCTGCCCGACCAGGATTTCGGCCGCAACGACTCCATCTTCGTCAACTTCTTCGGCATCCCCACCGCCACGATTACAGGCTTAAGCCGCATCGCCGGTATGACGAAAGCCAAAGTCATTCCTGCCATCCCTACGCGCAATGCCGACAACACCGTTACGCTGCGTTTCTATCCGGCATGGGAAAACTTCCCTTCAGACGACGTTGTAGCCGACACCCAACGCATGAACGACTTTATCGAAGCGCGGGCAAGGGAAAATCCCGAGCAATATTTCTGGCTGCACAAACGCTTCAAAACCCGTCCCGAAGGCGAACAGGGATTTTATTGA
- a CDS encoding YchJ family protein, which yields MTAPQTCPCSSGQTYNDCCAPFHRHESLPQTAEQLMRSRYSAYVLHDIAYIVETTVPSQQHLLDQADMLTWSQTTHWLGLEVIQHANVGKQHAQVEFKAYFQDGQETACHHELSAFVKIDNRWYFIDPTTPLPGMKQDCICGSHKKFKACCGRFFK from the coding sequence ATGACCGCTCCCCAAACCTGCCCCTGCTCTTCAGGACAAACCTACAACGACTGTTGCGCCCCATTCCACCGCCACGAAAGCCTGCCGCAAACCGCCGAACAGCTGATGCGTTCCAGATACAGCGCCTATGTTTTGCACGATATCGCCTATATCGTTGAAACGACTGTCCCTTCCCAGCAACACCTGCTCGATCAAGCCGATATGCTGACATGGAGTCAGACGACCCATTGGCTGGGTTTGGAAGTCATACAACACGCCAATGTCGGCAAACAACACGCCCAAGTCGAATTCAAAGCCTATTTTCAAGACGGTCAGGAAACAGCGTGCCATCATGAATTATCTGCCTTCGTCAAAATCGACAACCGCTGGTATTTCATCGACCCGACCACGCCCTTACCCGGCATGAAACAAGACTGCATTTGCGGTTCGCACAAAAAATTCAAAGCCTGCTGCGGCCGTTTTTTCAAATAA
- a CDS encoding GNAT family N-acetyltransferase — translation MQYTITEAAKTDLPDIVEIYNSTIAARQSTADLTPVSIAEREPWFDAHGGKRPLYVLKNHEGTVLAWCSLSDYYPRHAYHISAEISLYVRHDTRGIGVGKILLQNVLERAPSLGIKNILAVIFGHNYPSLHLFHQFGFTEWGRLPAVCDLGTQQADVVILGKKLVD, via the coding sequence ATGCAATACACCATCACCGAAGCCGCCAAAACCGACTTGCCCGACATTGTCGAGATTTACAACAGCACCATAGCCGCCCGCCAATCCACTGCCGACCTGACGCCTGTCAGCATTGCCGAACGCGAACCATGGTTCGACGCGCACGGCGGCAAGCGGCCTCTGTATGTATTGAAAAATCACGAAGGTACGGTTTTGGCGTGGTGCAGCCTCAGCGACTACTACCCGCGTCATGCCTATCACATCAGTGCAGAAATCAGCCTCTATGTCCGCCATGACACGCGCGGTATCGGCGTGGGCAAAATCCTGCTGCAAAATGTGCTCGAACGCGCGCCGTCCTTGGGCATTAAAAACATATTGGCAGTCATCTTCGGACACAACTACCCCAGCCTGCACCTGTTTCACCAGTTCGGCTTTACGGAATGGGGGCGATTGCCCGCCGTATGCGACTTAGGAACGCAGCAAGCCGATGTGGTCATCTTAGGCAAAAAATTAGTCGATTGA
- a CDS encoding isochorismatase family protein: MNPENTLCLIIDIQERLLPALHDKDDMLHHSRILIQGLHALGVPFAVTEQYPKGLGKTVPAVSLLLPETTPFIEKTRFSALSPETHAILTQAAVQNIILIGTETHICMLQTVLDLRLEGFNVYVPFECTTSRSPANKENGLAQMREARATVSNVESILFQLLGDARHPTFKTVSKLIQ; the protein is encoded by the coding sequence ATGAATCCCGAAAACACCCTGTGTCTGATTATCGACATCCAAGAACGCCTCCTCCCCGCTCTGCACGACAAAGACGATATGCTGCACCACAGCCGTATCCTGATACAGGGGCTTCACGCCTTAGGCGTCCCGTTTGCCGTGACCGAGCAATATCCGAAAGGCTTGGGCAAAACGGTTCCCGCCGTATCGCTGCTGCTGCCCGAAACCACGCCTTTTATCGAAAAAACCCGTTTCTCCGCCCTCTCCCCCGAAACGCACGCGATTTTGACGCAGGCAGCCGTCCAAAACATCATCTTAATCGGCACAGAAACCCATATCTGCATGCTGCAAACCGTATTGGATTTGCGCTTGGAAGGTTTCAATGTTTACGTCCCCTTTGAATGCACGACATCCCGCTCCCCTGCAAACAAAGAAAACGGGCTGGCGCAAATGCGCGAAGCCCGCGCCACCGTTTCCAATGTGGAAAGCATTTTGTTCCAATTGTTGGGCGACGCGCGCCACCCCACCTTCAAAACCGTTTCCAAACTGATTCAATAG
- a CDS encoding porin, which translates to MKKILILSLLALPALAAAEVHFYGDLKAGVEASSTQYGSHRISNNGVSDMGSYVGMRGSHPIGGSNDVLWQVEQDTPLGSKTGAKDTWRSRNQGSGETYIGFGR; encoded by the coding sequence ATGAAGAAAATTCTGATTTTGTCTTTACTCGCACTGCCTGCGCTGGCTGCGGCGGAAGTTCATTTTTACGGCGATTTGAAAGCCGGAGTGGAGGCTTCCAGCACCCAATACGGCAGCCACAGAATTTCCAATAACGGCGTAAGCGACATGGGCAGCTATGTCGGTATGCGCGGTTCGCATCCTATCGGCGGCAGCAATGATGTATTGTGGCAGGTCGAACAAGATACGCCCTTGGGTTCGAAAACCGGTGCCAAAGACACTTGGCGCAGCCGCAACCAAGGCAGCGGAGAAACTTATATCGGCTTCGGGCGTTAA
- the trmA gene encoding tRNA (uridine(54)-C5)-methyltransferase TrmA: MTAYTQQLDQKIQYLQQLFQGLDFPEIQVFESPEQHYRMRAEFRIWHEGGEMFYAMFERGQKASGASLIRCDQFPAASESINALMPKLIEAAAQNPELKNRWYAVEFLSALSGEMLVTMIYHKKLGEAWQCAAETLARELGIHVIGRSRGQKIVLTQDYITEELNVNGKTFRYRQVEGSFTQPNARVCEKMLGWACDVAQNLSGDLLELYCGNGNFTLPLSQHFRQVLATEVSKTSVYAAQWNIEVNQRDNIKIARLSAEEFTEAYTQSREFRRLQEQGISLKDYGFSTIFVDPPRAGVDDETLKLISQFDNIIYISCNPETLRANLDTLCQTHTVERAALFDQFPFTHHIESGVYLKKK, translated from the coding sequence ATGACCGCTTATACGCAACAGCTCGACCAAAAAATCCAATACTTGCAACAGCTTTTTCAAGGTTTGGATTTTCCTGAAATTCAAGTTTTCGAATCCCCCGAACAGCATTATCGGATGCGCGCCGAATTCCGCATTTGGCACGAAGGCGGCGAAATGTTTTACGCCATGTTCGAGCGCGGGCAGAAAGCAAGCGGCGCAAGCCTGATACGTTGCGACCAATTTCCCGCCGCCTCCGAGTCCATCAATGCCTTGATGCCCAAGCTCATCGAAGCCGCCGCGCAAAATCCCGAACTCAAAAACCGCTGGTACGCCGTTGAATTTTTGTCTGCACTGAGCGGCGAGATGCTCGTTACCATGATTTACCACAAAAAACTGGGCGAAGCGTGGCAGTGTGCCGCCGAAACCTTGGCGCGTGAATTGGGCATTCATGTCATCGGTCGGAGTAGGGGGCAGAAAATTGTTTTGACTCAAGACTATATAACCGAAGAGCTGAACGTAAACGGTAAAACCTTCCGCTACCGCCAAGTCGAAGGCAGCTTTACCCAGCCCAACGCCCGCGTGTGCGAAAAAATGCTCGGCTGGGCGTGCGATGTCGCGCAAAACCTGAGCGGCGACCTGCTCGAACTTTACTGCGGCAACGGCAATTTCACCCTGCCGCTTTCGCAGCATTTCCGTCAGGTATTAGCGACCGAAGTGTCCAAAACTTCCGTTTATGCCGCGCAGTGGAACATCGAAGTGAACCAAAGGGACAACATCAAAATCGCCCGCCTCTCCGCCGAAGAATTCACCGAAGCCTACACGCAAAGCCGCGAATTCCGCCGCCTGCAAGAGCAGGGTATCTCGCTGAAAGATTACGGTTTTTCCACCATTTTTGTCGATCCGCCCCGAGCCGGCGTCGATGATGAAACGTTGAAGCTGATTTCGCAGTTTGACAACATTATCTATATTTCCTGCAATCCCGAAACCCTGCGCGCGAACCTCGACACCCTCTGCCAAACCCATACTGTCGAACGCGCCGCCTTGTTTGACCAGTTCCCGTTTACGCACCATATCGAAAGCGGCGTTTATTTGAAGAAGAAATAA